The following proteins are encoded in a genomic region of Drosophila miranda strain MSH22 chromosome 4, D.miranda_PacBio2.1, whole genome shotgun sequence:
- the LOC108161409 gene encoding uncharacterized protein LOC108161409, whose product MAMYFYASKISAIACGMRCKQTVLQKSRGQRDRDKCRHRRRRRCRHPSSSSSSDSDDCCLENEPVASLEATNGGIFSLDAGNLTAETAFLAAGPGGLGIRYRRRHSAEQLSAYDLEMGFQQIELAAKSVGHNRVGVGDDVVQYDVPKNPHKRSQCDINFESSVLGSGGIMYINGRIVSGPLDSLVEALIPKNVIDLDKEFVFSFLLSSRLFLRPHELLGKLLDSVPDSECLESLVALLAEWTMKFPYDYRDERMMSHVKHIVARCSNSHLEAVVSQTLSALLKRLTDLERHEADLRACQQTNSTTDKTVVETTFNCPTATQYAQIVCRLEKKLAKHIGGEEFLQCSSMILLDKQKKWDQPSTSGGPPGAQDPKKTCNLETYLDWSARLRLFVCNEILQCGGIEDRSRTVERWSGVAQYCLLVGNYNSATAILESLESPAIARLKITWSKLQVTCQQLDCMQRHAEGHGHLWQKQAIVLNEQGQPQSLKTDKQAKDKSFSSIGGEGASTASGGGPTTSMDLDERPSTSASTSGRAVGITGTSGMNAKSAPETATVPAAGNSNAEQPPTSSPATPLTGTALGKPNDWVVIPVFADIVKLALGERENCLQRLQNGHINMAAFDRMAAIVGAFTKHMQAMKAGQAPSSGEYEHFGQHMQQTTKLGEAELMMASFDCEEPNNAEKLMYDLN is encoded by the exons ATGGCGATGTACTTTTATGCCAGTAAGATATCCGCCATCGCCTGCGGCATGCGCTGCAAGCAGACTGTGCTGCAAAAATCGCGCGGCCAGCGGGATCGCGACAAATGTCGCCATCGTCGGCGTCGTCGCTGCCGCcaccccagcagcagcagcagctccgaCAGCGACGACTGCTGCCTGGAGAACGAGCCGGTTGCATCTCTCGAGGCGACAAATGGTGGCATTTTCTCTCTGGATGCCGGCAATCTGACAGCGGAGACAGCTTTTCTTGCCGCTGGCCCCGGGGGCCTGGGCATACGCTACAGGCGGCGACACAGCGCGGAGCAGTTGAGTGCATATGACTTGGAAATGGGGTTTCAGCAAATCGAG CTTGCCGCAAAATCGGTTGGGCACAACCGTGTGGGTGTCGGGGACGATGTCGTCCAGTACGATGTGCCCAAAAATCCGCACAAACGCAGCCAATGTGATATTAATTTTGAG AGCTCGGTTTTGGGTTCCGGTGGCATTATGTACATAAACGGTAGAATAGTTTCTGGGCCATTGGACTCCCTCGTCGAGGCGCTAATACCCAAGAATGTCATCGACTTAGATAAG GAATTTGTATTCTCGTTTTTATTATCGTCACGCCTATTTCTGCGTCCCCATGAACTGCTGGGTAAACTATTGGACTCGGTACCTGATAGCGAATGTTTAGAATCATTAGTAGCCCTCTTGGCCGAGTGGACGATGAAGTTCCCCTACGACTACCGGGATGAGCGCATGATGAGCCATGTCAAACATATCGTTGCCAG ATGTTCCAATTCGCATTTAGAAGCCGTTGTCTCCCAAACACTGAGTGCCTTACTAAAACGATTGACTGATTTAGAGAGACATGAGGCCGACCTCCGTGCCTGCCAACAGACCAACAGCACTACCGACAAG ACCGTAGTCGAAACAACATTCAACTGTCCGACTGCCACGCAATACGCACAAATTGTCTGCCGACTGGAGAAGAAATTGGCCAAGCACATTGGCGGCGAGGAGTTCCTGCAGTGCAGCAGCATGATTCTGTTGGATAAACAG AAGAAATGGGACCAACCATCAACATCGGGCGGACCGCCCGGCGCACAGGATCCAAAGAAGACATGCAACCTGGAAACGTATCTGGATTGGTCAGCACGTCTGCGTCTGTTTGTTTGCAATGAGATACTGCAG TGTGGCGGCATCGAGGACCGGAGTCGCACCGTGGAGCGATGGAGTGGCGTGGCCCAGTATTGTCTGCTCGTGGGCAACTACAATAGCGCCACAGCCATTCTGGAATCTCTGGAATCACCCGCGATAGCGAGGCTGAAAATCACG TGGAGCAAATTGCAAGTGACGTGCCAACAATTGGATTGCATGCAGCGACATGCCGAGGGACATGGTCATTTGTGGCAGAAACAGGCAATCGTCTTAAATGAACAGGGCCAACCGCAAAGTCTCAAGACTGATAAGCAGGCTAAGGACAAGTCATTTTCATCAAtaggaggagaaggagcatCAACAGCATCTGGAGGAGGACCTACCACATCAATGGACTTAGATGAGAGACCATCGACAAGTGCGAGTACGAGTGGGCGAGCAGTTGGCATAACAGGCACTTCCGGTATGAATGCAAAGTCGGCACCGGAAACAGCGACCGTGCCTGCGGCTGGCAACAGCAATGCGGAGCAGCCACCAACATCATCGCCTGCCACACCATTAACGGGAACGGCATTGGGCAAACCCAATGATTGGGTTGTTATTCCTGTGTTTGCGGATATTGTTAAACTGGCATTGGGCGAAAGAGAGAACTGTTTGCAGCG CTTACAAAATGGCCACATCAATATGGCGGCCTTCGATCGGATGGCGGCCATTGTCGGCGCGTTCACGAAGCACATGCAGGCAATGAAAGCTGGCCAGGCACCATCCAGCGGGGAGTACGAGCACTTTGGCCAGCATATGCAGCAAACTACAAAACTCGGCGAAGCGG